AGATGGAAGCATTTAAACCTAAAGGAATAGCATATACATCACCGCTCAATGTATATACATTATCTCTGCAGGTACATACATTGCGGTCTAATATACATACATCACGTTTCAAGATTGATACCTTGTCCTATGATATAGATACATCGCGCTTCAATGTAGATACATCACGCTTTAATATACATACCTCCCGCATCAAAGTTGATATCTTGCGCTCTGATGTAGATACATCGCTCTTCAAGGTAGATGCCTTGCACGCTAACATACATACATCACGCTTCGATGTACATACCTTATGCCTCAAGGTAGATACATCGCGGCTTAATGTGTCATCATTTTCAGACGATTTAGTAATGAAACAAGACAAACAAGCAATATTTATTAATAATCATCCATTATCATGAAAAAACTTTTATTCTTTTGTCTGGCAGCAATCATACTCCCCTCTCTTTCAGGAGAGGGGTTAGGGGGTGGGGTCTCGGCTCAACCCGCAACCTGGTCTCCCCGCGGCATCGGTGGCGGAGGCGCGCTGTTTTCGCCAAGCATTAATCCCGCCAACCCCAATGAATATTACATCGCCTGCGATATGAGCGAACTTTTTCACAGCACCGATTTCGGAAAATCGTATTCTCAATTACACTTTTCGCAGTTTGTGGGCGGGCACAATTCAAAAGTTTGTTTTACTTCCACCGCAAATCTTTTGTACAGCATCAGTTATCCCGACCCCGCGCAGGTGGGAATCCCCGTGAACAGTACGGACAACGGTGTAACATGGACTCCGCTCGCTGGAAATCCCGACCCGAGTTCAGATGTATGGACGCTCGATGTGGATTATAATAATTCCAATCGCGTCATCATTTCTTTTTACGCTGACATTTGGTTCTCAAGCAACGGAGGAACTACGTTCACAAAAATTCACACAGCAGCAAATTCAGGAAGCGGAAATGTTGTGGGCGGAGTTTTCTGGGATGGAAATAATATTTACATCGGCACAAATGATGGCGTTTTAATTTCTACCAATGGCGGAGGAAGCTGGAGCACGGCATCCATCACAGGAATTGCAAACGGTGACCAGATTTTTTCTTTCGCGGGCGCGAAGGTTGGCGTTACCACACGGTTTTTTTGCCTCACCGCCAACGCGGGAAATATTTATGTAGGCGTGCAGGGTTCTGACTACTGGGGATTTTACACAAGCGTTTATTCCTGTGATTACGGAAGCACGCAATGGGTGGCGAAGAACACGGGCATCACGCTCAACACCGATTACCCGATGTTCGTTGCGATGGCGCAGAATGATATTGCTACTGCTTACCTCGCGGGAAGCAACTCAAGCGGTTATCCGAATATTTTGAAAACAACAAACGCTAGCGCGAACTGGTCGCACGTTTTCAACACGAACAACAATCAAAATATTATTACCGGCTGGAGCGGATACCAGGGAGATAAAGATTGGAGCTGGGGAGAATGTCCGTTTGGAGTTTCGGTTTGTCCGCAAAATTCCAACTATGTAATTTTTGGCGACTTTGGTTTCTGCCATAAAACTTCCAATGGAGGAACAACGTGGAAGCAGGCGTATGTTGACACAACGAATCAGCATCCGGCAAACGCGCCCACTCCGAAAAAAGCAAATTACAATTCCATCGGAATGGAAAACACAACTTGCTGGCAAGTGCATTGGGTGAACGCAAACACGATGTGGTCGTCTTATTCTGACATAGGAGGAATCCGTTCCACCGATGGAGGAAACAGTTGGTCGTTCAATTATTCCGGAATGACAGTGAACTCAACTTACAGAGTTGCGCAGGGAACGAACGGAACTTTGTATGCTGCTACTTCCGGCATTCACGATATGTACCAGAGCACGCGCTTAGCCGATGCGCAATTGGATGCCGCAGATGCAAGCGGAAAAATTTCTTACTCCACGGATAATGGTTTAACGTGGACGCAGCTTCATTCATTCGGCCATCCGGTTTTCTGGATTGCACTCGACCCGAATAATTCCAACCGCGCCTATGCGAGCGTGATTCATTACGCAAGCGGAAGCGGAATTGGCGGAGTTTACATTTGCAATGACTTGAATAATCTTTCCACTTCCACCTGGACAAAACTTCCTGACCCACCGAACACAGAAAAACATCCCGCGTGTTTGGTTGTGCTCAAGGATGGAAAATTAGTTGCAACTTTTTCCGGCAGAAGAAATTCTTCGGGAACTTTTACTGCGAGTTCAGGTTGTTTTATCTATGACCCGGTCGCAAATTCCTGGACAAATGTTACCGACAACGGAATGAAATACTGGACAAAAGATATTGTGGTTGACCCGAATGATGTAACGCAAAACACATGGTATGTTGGTGTCTTCAGCGGATGGGGAGGGCCTCCGAATGGTTTGGGCGGCTTGTACAAAACCACCAACCGCGGAACATCGTGGACAAAACTTACGGGAACAACTCTTGACAGAGTAACTTCCTGCACCTTCAATCCAATGAACGCAAATGAAATTTATCTCACCACCGAAACGCAGGGATTGTGGATGAGCAGCAATATAAATTCTCCTTCTCCAACTTTCAGCAACGTTGCGAATTATCCTTTCAGACAACCGGAAAGAGTTTTCTTCAATCCTTCCAACACAAACGAAATGTGGGTTTCAAGTTTCGGAAACGGAATGAAAATGGGATTGATGAATCCGAATGGAGTTGCAGAGTTCAGCAATAACAATGAAGAAAGTTTTTTTGTTTATCCGAATCCTTCTAATGGAGCATTCGAAATTAAAAATGAAATCCCGATAGCTATCGGGATAAAAATTAAAAATGTGGAAGTGTACGATGTGTTTGGAGAAAAAGTTTATTCTGAAAAAATTCTAAATACTAATTCCTTAATCCTGAATCTGGATTTATCGAATGGAATTTACTTTTTGAAAATCGGAAATTCGGTTAAGAAAATAGTAGTGCAAAAATAATTTTCTCCCTTTAGGGTTTGGGTATCTGATTTACACCGTAAGAATTTCTTTTTCTTTTCCCTCAAGATATTTATCCACTTTTCCTATATATGAATCTGTCAGCTCCTGAATTTTTGCTTCCGCTTCTTTTGTTTCATCCTGAGTGAGCGCGGGCTTGGTTATTTTTTTTACCGCTTCATTTCCTTCCTGGCGCGCTTTGCGGATGCTCACCTTCGCATTCTCTCCTTCTGCTTTCGCTTTCTTCACCAAATCCTTTCTGCGTTCTTCCGTAAGTGCGGGAACATTTATAATCACTGCTGTTCCGTTGCTTCCCGGATTGAAACCAAGATTTGCTGCCTGTATCGCTTTCTGAATTGGTTCTATCATGTTTTTTTCCCAGGGCTGAATCATCAGCGTGCGCGCTTCAGGAGCATTCACGTTAGCCACTTGATTCAATGGAGTCATGTTCCCGTAATAATCCACACGGATACCATCCAGCATGGAAGGATTTGCTCTTCCCGTTCTGATTTTTGCGAGTTCCGTTTCAAGATGAGAGATGGCTTTGTCCATCTGTTCTTTTGTAGAATCGATTGCGATTTGTGCGTTGGGGTTCATGGGTTACGAATAACGAATTGGCTACGAATATACGAATATCAAAATTATACAAAACAAAAAACCCTGACACTTTTTGTCAGGGCTTTTGAATTTTACTCTTGAATCTTTTGCTCTTAACCGGAACAACTCTCGCACGCATCCGGATTATCGAGCGAGCATGCGATTTGAGATATAGAATCTTTTTCTTCGGATAACATTACATTATTTTCTTCACCAATAAAAGTATTTGCTCTTTCAGAAGCAACCACTACTTGTTGTTCAACTTCTGCGCCTTCACTGGCAACCGCTACTGCCGCTGCTACCGGCTGTTGCAACTTCGACTGGTCAACAGTAAATTTAATTGCGTCAGCCGCAGATTTTGTGCGCAGATAATACATGCCGGTCTTCAAACCTTTTTTCCATGCATAAAAGTGCATGGAAGTAAGTTTAGCGAAGTTGGCATTCTCAATAAATAAATTCAGCGATTGCGATTGACAAATGTATGCTCCGCGGTCAGCCGCCATATCAATGATGGCTTTTTGTTTCACTTCCCAAACGGTTTTGTAAAGTACTTTGAGGTCTTCCGGAATTTCTTCGACGTTCTGAACAGAACCGTTTCCGGCAATAATTTTATTTTTCAGCGTTTCGTTCCATAATTTTCTTTTCACTAAATCTTTCAGAAGATATTTATTCACCACCACAAATTCTCCGGACAAAGTTCTGCGCGTGTAAATGTTGGATGTGAACGGTTCGAAGCATTCATTGTTGCCGAGAATTTGCGAAGTGGAAGCAGTGGGCATTGGCGCAAGCAGAAGGGAATTTCTCACTCCGTATTTTTTCACCTCGGTTTTCAATTCTGTCCAGTTCCAGCGCGAAGAAGGAGTTACATCCCACATATCGTACTGGAAAATTCCTTTCGACACAGGCGAGCCCTCGTAGGTTTCATACGCTCCGAATTGTTTTGCCTGCTCTTTTGATTCCGTCATCGAAGCGAAATAAATCGTCTCGAAAATTTCCGCGTTGAGTGCGCGCGCTTCTTCCGATTCAAAAGATAATCCTAAGAGACAGAAAGTATCCGCCAATCCCTGAATTCCCAAACCAATCGGGCGATGGCGCATATTTGATTTTCTTGCTTCGGGAACGGGATAATAATTTTCGTCAATGATGCGGTTGAGATTTTTTGTAGCCGCACGCGTCACCTCATACAAGCGCTGATGGTCAAATTCACCATTGATAACAAATCTTGGCAACGCGAGCGAAGCAAGATTGCAAACCGCCACTTCATCCGTAGCAGTGTACTCAATAATTTCCGTGCAGAGGTTGGAAGATTTTATCGTTCCGAGATTTTGCTGATTCGATTTGCGGTTTGCCGCATCCTTATATAACAGGTAGGGATTTCCGGTTTCAATCTGCGCCTGCAAAATTGCATTCCAGAGTTCGCGCGCTTCAATTGTTTTTCTTCCTTTTCCTTCCGCTTCATATTTTTCATAGAGCGTTTCAAATTTTTCTCCCCAGGAATCATAAAGCCCGGGCGCTTCGTTCGGACAGAACAAAGTCCATTTGCCGTTTGCTTCCACGCGCTTCATAAATAAATCCGAAATCCAGAGAGCGAGAAACAAATCGCGCGCGCGGTTTTCTTCTTTGCCGGTATTTTTTCTCAATTCGAGGAAATCAAAAATATCAGAGTGCCATGGCTCCAGATAAATTGCAAAACTTCCTTTTCGCTTTCCTCCGCCCTGGTCAACATAACGCGCGGTGTCGTTGAACACGCGCAGCATCGGAATAATTCCGTTCGATGTTCCGTTCGTTCCGCGGATGTAAGAACCCGTTGCGCGGATGTTGTGAATGCTTAAACCGATTCCGCCTGCGCTCTGGGAAATTTTTGCGCATTGTTTGAGCGTGTTGTAAATTCCTTCGATGCTGTCGTCCTGCATTGTCAAAAGAAAACACGAAGACATCTGTGGCTTGGGAGTTCCCGCGTTGAATAAAGTTGGCGTAGCGTGCGTGAACCAACGCTCGCTCATCAGGTTGTAAGTTTCGATTGCGGAGTCAATATCTTTTTTGTGAATGCCGATGGCAACGCGCATCAGCATATGCTGCGGGCGCTCGGCAACTTTTCCGTTTAACTTCAGAAGATAAGAACGCTCCAACGTTTTAAATCCAAAATAATCGTAACCAAAATCTCTGTCATATATAATAGTAGAGTCAAGCACCTCGGCATTCTGCATAATAATTTCGTAAACATCTTCGGCAAGCAGCGGGGCTTTCTTTCCGGTCTTCGGGTCAATGTAATTGAAGAGCGCTTCCATTGTTTTTGAAAACGACTTCTGCGTGTTCTTGTGCAGGTTGCTCACCGCAATTCGCGAAGCAAGCGAACCGTATTCAGGATGAGTTGTTGTGAGCGAAGCCGCGACTTCCGCAGCAAGATTGTCGAGTTCCGATGTGGTTACTCCATCGAAAATCCCTTCAATCACTTTCATCGCCACTTTTACCGGTTCAACGGTTGTGTCCAAGCCGTAACAAAGTTTTTGGATTCGCGCAGTGATTTTGTCAAACTTCACTGATTCTTTTCTGCCATCACGTTTTACTACAAACATTTTTTAAATCTTTTTTGTTTAATCGAAAGTTAGTGATTATTTTTTTATTTTCCTATGAAAAGGGAAAAGATTTCCTCTGTCGATTGTTAATTTCGTTTAAGGTTTTTCTTTTAAAAATTTAGAACTCCTCGTCCAGTGAAAAGATGTTGTCCTTTTTGTCTGCGCGAACGCCCGCTTTCTGGTATTCCGCAACACGCTTCTCAAAAAAGTTTGTCTTGCCCTGCAGTGAAATGGTTTCCATAAAGTCAAACGGATTTGTCACGTTATATGCTTTTTCACATCCGAGCGCATTCAATAATCTGTCGGCCACAAACGAAATATACTGGCACATCATATCCGCATTCATTCCGATAAGTTTTACGGGGATCGCATCGCGGACAAATTCGTGCTCAATTGTTACAGCGCTCGTAATAATTTCTCTCACTCTTTCTTTCGGCAATTGATTTTTCAATTTCGAGTAAAGCAGGCAAGCGAAATCGCAATGCAAACCTTCATCGCGCGAAATAAGTTCATTTGAAAAACTTAAGCCCGGCATCAACCCGCGTTTCTTCAGCCAGAAAATGGAACAGAAACTTCCTGAAAAGAAAATTCCTTCCACCGCAGCAAAAGCAATGAGGCGCTCTGCAAAACTTCCGTTGCCGATATATTTCAAAGCCCACTCCGCTTTTTTTCCAACGCAAGGAACAGTATCCACCGCGTGAAAGAGATAATCTTTTTCTTTCGCATCCTTTATATAGGTATCAATGAGCAGCGAGTAAGTTTCGGAGTGAATGTTCTCAATCATAATCTGAAAACCGTAGAAGCAGCGCGCTTCGGGCCACTGCACTTCGCGCATAAAATTCACCGCGAGGTTTTCGTTCACGATTCCATCGCTTGCCGCAAAAAACGCGAGCACGTGCTTGACGAAATGCTTTTCATCGTTGTTGAGTTTGTTTTCCCAATCCTGAATGTCGGGCGACAAATCAATTTCTTCAGCAGTCCAGAAACTTGCTTCGGCTTTTTTGTACATATCCCAGATGTCGTGGTGCTGGATGGGGAACAACACGAAGCGGTCTTTGTTCTCCTGTAGGATTGGCTCTGATTCTTTGCTCATTTTGAAGTGAAAATTTTTTGTTGTTATCTGAATTTTTTCTTGTCGGGGGCTGAAAAACCCCGCACAAAATTTTTTCTATGCGGGGTTTCAATGTTGAAGCAAATATTTCGAAAAATATTTTTACAAAAACATTTTTTCAATCAACATTTCAACTAAGTTTTGAACAAGCGATTATTTTTCTTTGTTTGAAAAGTTTTTGAAGAAAAATTTTTCTAATTCAAAAAAATATTTAGTTCAACTAATTATTCAACTCATATATTTTTCCCGGAAGCAACTTTATCACTCCTGAAAATTCTAAATTAAGAAGAAGTGATGCGGTTTTGCTCATCGGAAGATTGCTTGCTATGCTTAATTCGTCTATGTGCACGCCTTTTTTCTCTTTCAATAAATTTACGATTAATTCTTCTTCGCCCGACAGGTTTTTGAAAAGTTCCTGTTGGATTTGTTTTGGTTTTTTGGATTCCACATCCCAGTTCAAAGTTTTTATCACATCCTCTGCCGATTGAATCAGCATCGCTTTGTTCGCTTTGATAAGCAGATTGCAACCTTCGGAAGAAATTTCATCCAACCTTCCCGGCACTGCAAACACTTCGCGGTTGTACGAGTTGGCAATGTCGGCAGTAATCAGCGAGCCGCCTGATTTTTTTGATTCAATCACGATTGTTGCATCGGAGAGCCCGGCAACAATTCTGTTTCTTCTCGGAAAAAATTCGGGGACCATTTCTGTTTTAGAAATAAATTCGGTGAGCAGTCCGCCTTGTCCGGTCATTTGCTTTGCCGTTTGAGTATGAACCTCGGGGTAGAGCAAATCCAATCCATGCGCGAGAACTGCAACGGTGGATAAATTATTTTTCAGCGATGCGCGGTGCGAAACAATATCAATTCCATACGCAAGCCCGCTGACTATGAGCGGAGAAAACGGAGAAAGTTCTTCAATAATTTTTTCTGTAATCTTTTTTCCGTATGAAGTAGCGCTTCTTGTCCCTACAATGCTGATAATTTTTTCCGCATTCAAATCAGCGTTACCTTTATAATAGAGTATAACCGGAGCATCTTCGCATTGCTTCAACCGGAAAGGAAAAGTTTTCTCCGTGAAAAAAAACGGAGTGATGTTTTCTTTTTCAATAAATTTAATTTCTTCTTCGGCTCGCTTCAGTGCATCTCTTTGAATTTCTCCGTTTGAAATCACGTCCATCAGAATAGTTCCGATACCGGGAATTTTTTCCAGTTTATTTTTTTTTGCTTTAAAAACTTCTTCCGCGCTTCCGCAATAAGCAACAAGATTTTTTGCGGTAATGCTTCCAACGCCCGGCAAAAGGGTTATACCTATATTATATATGAGTTGGTCTTTCAAGATTTTCTCTTTGAATCTTTTTTTACTTTTGTTCTAATTAAACGGAATAGTCCGCAAATTTATAATAATGCTAAAACGATTACTTCCTCTATTATTCTTTTTTCCATTTTGCTTTCTTGCGGCACAGGATATTTCCACTTTGCAGGAAGGAACTCTGAAGGGAAAAATTGCCGATGCAAAAACAGGAGATGGACTTGGCGGTGTAAGTATTTACATTGATGGGAAAGGCGCAACGGTTTCCGATACAAGCGGAAATTATAAAACACAATGCCCCACCGGAACTCATTCAGTGGAATTTAAATTTATCGGCTACAGCACTGTGATTCATAAAGTAGATATTAAAGAAAATGAAACCATGTTGCTTAACCTTTCGCTTTCTGTTGAAGCAACAGAACTCGGCACCGTGGTGGTTTCCGCAGGAAAGTTTGAACAAAAGTTAGAAGAGGTTACTGTTTCTATGGAAGTGATGAAACAGGAACTGGTGGAAAATAAAAATACAACAAGCATGGAAGATTTCATGCAGCAATGCCCGGGCGTGAATATTCTTGACGGGCAGGCAAACATTCGCGGAGGAAGCGGCTTCAGTTACGGAGCCGGAACACGTGTTTTGGTTCTGGTGGATGATTTGCCGCTCATCACTGCCGATGCAGGCGATGTGAAATGGGATTTTATTCCCATAGAAAATATTGAGCAGGTGGAAGTAATCAAAGGCGCGTCATCGGCTCTGTTCGGTTCTTCAGCAATGAACGGTGTAATTAATTTCCGTACAAAATATCCCAAAGATACTGCGCATACCAGCGTGAGTTTATCATCGGGCTTTTACGATAATCCCAGGCGCGACACGCTTCGCTGGTGGAAAAATCAAAATCCTATTTTCAGCAACGCTTCTTTTTTTCATTCACGACAGATAAAAAATCTGGATGTGACTGTAGGAGGTAATGCCTTTTCCGATGGAGGTTACCGCCAGCTGGAATCCACGCAACGTTATCGCGCCAATTTCGGATTGCGTTACCGGTTTCAGAAAATAAAAGGATTAGCGGTGGGCCTGAACGGAAACTACATGGACACCCATGGCGGCTACTTTATTTTATGGAAGAGCGGTGACTCTGCTTACTATCCCCGTGGCGGCAGTGTCAGTGACTATCACACTGTTCGCGCTACGATAGATCCGTATATCACCTACTTTACTCCGAACGGAAACAAGCATAGTTTACGCACGCGTTATTATTTCACGAACAATACCAATAATACCAACCAGCAATCCATTTCAAAAGTTTTGTACGGAGAGTACCAGTATCAACTTCACCTGAAAAAAGAACTGACCATTACAAGCGGAATTTCAGAAACCCATTCAGAAGTTATTTCGGAATCTTCTACTACCGATTCGCTTGATGCCAACGGAAAACCCACAGGGAAACAAATCACCGTTGCTCCTTTATATGGAAACCATTCCAGCACCAACACGGGTGTGTTCACACAGCTCGATAAAAAATTTAACCGGCTGATAGTTTCGCTGGGCCTGCGCGGAGAATATTTTAAAGTGGATACGGCCCAAACAAAATATTCTTTTACGTTGGGAAAAAATACAAGCACACTTCCGGTTTACCCGGTGATGAGAGCGGGAGTGAATTACCATCTCTTT
The sequence above is drawn from the Bacteroidota bacterium genome and encodes:
- a CDS encoding T9SS type A sorting domain-containing protein, whose protein sequence is MKKLLFFCLAAIILPSLSGEGLGGGVSAQPATWSPRGIGGGGALFSPSINPANPNEYYIACDMSELFHSTDFGKSYSQLHFSQFVGGHNSKVCFTSTANLLYSISYPDPAQVGIPVNSTDNGVTWTPLAGNPDPSSDVWTLDVDYNNSNRVIISFYADIWFSSNGGTTFTKIHTAANSGSGNVVGGVFWDGNNIYIGTNDGVLISTNGGGSWSTASITGIANGDQIFSFAGAKVGVTTRFFCLTANAGNIYVGVQGSDYWGFYTSVYSCDYGSTQWVAKNTGITLNTDYPMFVAMAQNDIATAYLAGSNSSGYPNILKTTNASANWSHVFNTNNNQNIITGWSGYQGDKDWSWGECPFGVSVCPQNSNYVIFGDFGFCHKTSNGGTTWKQAYVDTTNQHPANAPTPKKANYNSIGMENTTCWQVHWVNANTMWSSYSDIGGIRSTDGGNSWSFNYSGMTVNSTYRVAQGTNGTLYAATSGIHDMYQSTRLADAQLDAADASGKISYSTDNGLTWTQLHSFGHPVFWIALDPNNSNRAYASVIHYASGSGIGGVYICNDLNNLSTSTWTKLPDPPNTEKHPACLVVLKDGKLVATFSGRRNSSGTFTASSGCFIYDPVANSWTNVTDNGMKYWTKDIVVDPNDVTQNTWYVGVFSGWGGPPNGLGGLYKTTNRGTSWTKLTGTTLDRVTSCTFNPMNANEIYLTTETQGLWMSSNINSPSPTFSNVANYPFRQPERVFFNPSNTNEMWVSSFGNGMKMGLMNPNGVAEFSNNNEESFFVYPNPSNGAFEIKNEIPIAIGIKIKNVEVYDVFGEKVYSEKILNTNSLILNLDLSNGIYFLKIGNSVKKIVVQK
- the frr gene encoding ribosome recycling factor, yielding MNPNAQIAIDSTKEQMDKAISHLETELAKIRTGRANPSMLDGIRVDYYGNMTPLNQVANVNAPEARTLMIQPWEKNMIEPIQKAIQAANLGFNPGSNGTAVIINVPALTEERRKDLVKKAKAEGENAKVSIRKARQEGNEAVKKITKPALTQDETKEAEAKIQELTDSYIGKVDKYLEGKEKEILTV
- a CDS encoding ribonucleoside-diphosphate reductase subunit alpha, with the translated sequence MFVVKRDGRKESVKFDKITARIQKLCYGLDTTVEPVKVAMKVIEGIFDGVTTSELDNLAAEVAASLTTTHPEYGSLASRIAVSNLHKNTQKSFSKTMEALFNYIDPKTGKKAPLLAEDVYEIIMQNAEVLDSTIIYDRDFGYDYFGFKTLERSYLLKLNGKVAERPQHMLMRVAIGIHKKDIDSAIETYNLMSERWFTHATPTLFNAGTPKPQMSSCFLLTMQDDSIEGIYNTLKQCAKISQSAGGIGLSIHNIRATGSYIRGTNGTSNGIIPMLRVFNDTARYVDQGGGKRKGSFAIYLEPWHSDIFDFLELRKNTGKEENRARDLFLALWISDLFMKRVEANGKWTLFCPNEAPGLYDSWGEKFETLYEKYEAEGKGRKTIEARELWNAILQAQIETGNPYLLYKDAANRKSNQQNLGTIKSSNLCTEIIEYTATDEVAVCNLASLALPRFVINGEFDHQRLYEVTRAATKNLNRIIDENYYPVPEARKSNMRHRPIGLGIQGLADTFCLLGLSFESEEARALNAEIFETIYFASMTESKEQAKQFGAYETYEGSPVSKGIFQYDMWDVTPSSRWNWTELKTEVKKYGVRNSLLLAPMPTASTSQILGNNECFEPFTSNIYTRRTLSGEFVVVNKYLLKDLVKRKLWNETLKNKIIAGNGSVQNVEEIPEDLKVLYKTVWEVKQKAIIDMAADRGAYICQSQSLNLFIENANFAKLTSMHFYAWKKGLKTGMYYLRTKSAADAIKFTVDQSKLQQPVAAAVAVASEGAEVEQQVVVASERANTFIGEENNVMLSEEKDSISQIACSLDNPDACESCSG
- a CDS encoding ribonucleotide-diphosphate reductase subunit beta, translating into MSKESEPILQENKDRFVLFPIQHHDIWDMYKKAEASFWTAEEIDLSPDIQDWENKLNNDEKHFVKHVLAFFAASDGIVNENLAVNFMREVQWPEARCFYGFQIMIENIHSETYSLLIDTYIKDAKEKDYLFHAVDTVPCVGKKAEWALKYIGNGSFAERLIAFAAVEGIFFSGSFCSIFWLKKRGLMPGLSFSNELISRDEGLHCDFACLLYSKLKNQLPKERVREIITSAVTIEHEFVRDAIPVKLIGMNADMMCQYISFVADRLLNALGCEKAYNVTNPFDFMETISLQGKTNFFEKRVAEYQKAGVRADKKDNIFSLDEEF
- the dprA gene encoding DNA-protecting protein DprA, which translates into the protein MKDQLIYNIGITLLPGVGSITAKNLVAYCGSAEEVFKAKKNKLEKIPGIGTILMDVISNGEIQRDALKRAEEEIKFIEKENITPFFFTEKTFPFRLKQCEDAPVILYYKGNADLNAEKIISIVGTRSATSYGKKITEKIIEELSPFSPLIVSGLAYGIDIVSHRASLKNNLSTVAVLAHGLDLLYPEVHTQTAKQMTGQGGLLTEFISKTEMVPEFFPRRNRIVAGLSDATIVIESKKSGGSLITADIANSYNREVFAVPGRLDEISSEGCNLLIKANKAMLIQSAEDVIKTLNWDVESKKPKQIQQELFKNLSGEEELIVNLLKEKKGVHIDELSIASNLPMSKTASLLLNLEFSGVIKLLPGKIYELNN
- a CDS encoding TonB-dependent receptor produces the protein MLKRLLPLLFFFPFCFLAAQDISTLQEGTLKGKIADAKTGDGLGGVSIYIDGKGATVSDTSGNYKTQCPTGTHSVEFKFIGYSTVIHKVDIKENETMLLNLSLSVEATELGTVVVSAGKFEQKLEEVTVSMEVMKQELVENKNTTSMEDFMQQCPGVNILDGQANIRGGSGFSYGAGTRVLVLVDDLPLITADAGDVKWDFIPIENIEQVEVIKGASSALFGSSAMNGVINFRTKYPKDTAHTSVSLSSGFYDNPRRDTLRWWKNQNPIFSNASFFHSRQIKNLDVTVGGNAFSDGGYRQLESTQRYRANFGLRYRFQKIKGLAVGLNGNYMDTHGGYFILWKSGDSAYYPRGGSVSDYHTVRATIDPYITYFTPNGNKHSLRTRYYFTNNTNNTNQQSISKVLYGEYQYQLHLKKELTITSGISETHSEVISESSTTDSLDANGKPTGKQITVAPLYGNHSSTNTGVFTQLDKKFNRLIVSLGLRGEYFKVDTAQTKYSFTLGKNTSTLPVYPVMRAGVNYHLFSHTWLRSSYGQGYRFPSVAEKFISTNVNGLQILPNPQLQPETGWSAEIGAKQDFKIRNFRGYVDVAGFWQEYKNMMEFTFDYWCPQDSVKKLTGGNLNFLEESNLLAYVLKSFGAKSINVGHTQIKGEEITMTGEGMIGKVKLSMIGGYTHIHPIDLDYDSTKSGGTYKGNILKYRYEHTAKFDVQADYKKFSTGISMRYSSFMKNIDESFQKELLVDVTQAVFPNYHTNFYVLPGLKEYREKHNKGDVVFDYRISYWISKTVKTSIVVNNVFNREYMGRPGDVQPPRTYAVVLSAKI